A region from the Rosa rugosa chromosome 6, drRosRugo1.1, whole genome shotgun sequence genome encodes:
- the LOC133716678 gene encoding uncharacterized protein LOC133716678 — translation MAAGVVAAWVVGTTLGCGGGDHWNYAGGVRTASRLRKLKFGLGPNQSLPDPSFSLFHGAVLFGLLRWYNNGKRCSHYITIYGNGKSVKAKVVDECDSTRGCDDDIVDASKAASPAPTVVDLLLLIEQSKGGGDPAWHEQPNPDIQGRHHQSDREFTSKNGGARSSLSSLPLQPPHITECLVSDDTGTIVFIARNDQVDIMKPGTTVILRNAKIDMFIKGTMRLVVDKWGRVEVTEPASFEVKEVNNLSLVEYELLSVAESDQKS, via the exons ATGGCGGCGGGGGTTGTAGCGGCATGGGTCGTTGGGACGACATTGGGGTGCGGCGGAGGAGACCACTGGAACTACGCCGGAGGTGTACGCACGGCCAGTCGGCTGAGGAAGTTgaagtttgggcttgggccaaaCCAATCTTTGCCGGACCCGAGTTTTAGCCTTTTTCATGGGGCTGTCCTTTTTGGGCTGCTAAG GTGGTACAACAATGGGAAGAGGTGTTCACACTACATTACCATATATGGTAATGGAAAGAGTGTGAAAGCCAAGGTTGTTGATGAATGTGACTCAACAAGAGGATGTGACGATGACATCGTTGATGCCTCTAAAGCT GCGAGCCCAGCACCTACAGTCGTAGATTTATTGCTACTAATCGAGCAATCAAAAGGTGGAGGAGATCCAGCCTGGCACGAGCAGCCAAACCCTGACATTCAAGGTCGTCACCACCAATCCGATCGAGAGTTCACCTCCAAGAATGGCGGCGCTcgatcctctctctcctctctccctcttcagCCCCCTCACATCACTGAGTGCCTCGTTAGCGATGACACTGGAACCATTGTCTTCATTGCTCGCAATGACCAAG TTGACATTATGAAGCCTGGTACCACTGTGATTCTACGCAATGCAAAGATTGACATGTTCATCAAGGGTACTATGAGGCTTGTAGTTGATAAATGGGGTCGTGTTGAAGTCACAGAACCAGCCAGCTTTGAAGTCAAGGAGGTCAACAATCTTTCTCTTGTCGAGTATGAATTACTTAGTGTTGCTGAATCAGATCAGAAAAGCTAA
- the LOC133716679 gene encoding uncharacterized protein LOC133716679, whose protein sequence is MGTDDVLLSPSKDHGKSKADSSSSPRSEMTKSDLSNPFFTHHSDHPGLVLVSKPLNGDNYAGWKKAMTLALNSKNKLGFVNGTIKAPSEETDPEGYATWSRCNDMFHSWIINTIDSEITDSVIYYPTAHEVWEDLRERFFQGSAPRIFEIQREIACLRQEQLSVSAYYTKLKGLWDELASYSETSRGAQAEQ, encoded by the coding sequence ATGGGCACCGACGATGTCCTCCTATCACCATCTAAAGATCACGGCAAGTCAAAAGCCGATTCCTCCAGTTCTCCTAGATCTGAGATGACGAAATCAGACCTTTCTAATCCCTTTTTCACCCATCACTCAGATCATCCAGGCCTAGTCCTAGTCTCTAAGCCCCTGAATGGAGACAATTACGCGGGATGGAAAAAGGCTATGACCCTAGCCCTGAATTCTAAGAACAAGCTTGGTTTTGTGAACGGCACAATAAAGGCTCCCTCAGAAGAAACAGACCCAGAAGGTTATGCGACTTGGTCGCGTTGTAATGATATGTTCCATTCTTGGATCATCAACACCATTGATTCAGAAATCACCGACAGTGTCATCTATTATCCTACTGCTCACGAAGTATGGGAAGACCTCCGTGAGCGATTCTTCCAAGGTAGTGCTCCGCGTATCTTCGAAATTCAGCGAGAAATCGCTTGTCTTCGTCAAGAACAGTTGTCAGTTTCAGCTTATTATACAAAATTGAAAGGATTGTGGGATGAACTAGCTTCCTATTCAGAGACATCTCGAGGAGCACAAGCAGAGCAATAA
- the LOC133716681 gene encoding receptor-like protein EIX2, producing the protein MWIYLITTNSLVGFFPLWPNVTYLSLSRNRFSGPIPLNIGHEMSNLQILGLSRNSLTGSVPPSLSKMKSLEALDLSRNYFSGNIPRDWTGLQDLEVIDFSNNNLSGEIPSSMCSQLPSLKWLRLSNNNLSGNLESSLQTCRNLSALDLTGNNFSGTIADCIGENLHTLSYLLLKANKFTGNIPHQLCHLSSLQVLDLSQNNISGSIPACLGGLKQMTTGDSLRSDRMMNLTSTNRVHIDLNVKGVEYEYIDHVIGLIKKFDLSSNNLWGEIPEEVKNLMALGSLNLSHNHLTGKIPEGIGSLHKLEALDLSSNHLWGLIPSDMTSMTSLSKLNLSFNNFSGPIPSANQFPTFDPSSFEGNSGLCGPPLPIQCSSTSPNDPDVKVEEDEEDKYGNLWFYASTALGFIVGFWVVFGSLVIKRSWRHAYFQFLDNMKDKLCFCFWK; encoded by the exons ATGTGGATTTATCTCATAACCA CCAACAGCTTGGTAGGCttctttccactttggccaaaTGTAACATATCTAAGCTTGTCAAGAAATAGATTTTCAGGGCCTATTCCTTTGAACATTGGCCATGAGATGTCAAATTTACAAATCCTAGGTCTTTCTAGGAATAGTCTAACTGGCAGTGTTCCCCCTTCCTTGAGTAAAATGAAGTCATTGGAGGCTCTTGATCTCTCAAGGAATTATTTCTCCGGAAATATTCCTAGGGATTGGACTGGTTTGCAAGATTTGGAGGTCATAGACTTTTCAAATAACAATCTATCTGGCGAAATCCCAAGCTCCATGTGCTCCCAACTACCATCACTCAAATGGTTGAGATTAAGCAACAACAATCTTTCTGGGAATCTTGAGTCGTCTTTGCAAACTTGCAGAAATCTCTCTGCACTTGATCTGACAGGAAACAACTTTTCCGGCACCATAGCAGATTGTATTGGAGAAAACCTTCATACATTGTCTTATTTACTTCTAAAAGCCAACAAGTTCACAGGAAATATTCCTCATCAATTATGCCATCTCTCCTCTCTTCAGGTTTTAGACCTTTCCCAAAATAATATATCTGGCTCCATTCCTGCATGTCTTGGTGGTTTGAAACAAATGACAACAGGAGATAGCTTGCGTAGCGACAGGATGATGAACTTGACGTCGACTAATCGTGTGCATATAGACTTAAATGTGAAAGGAGTAGAATATGAATATATTGATCATGTCATAGGACTCATCAAAAAGTTTGACCTGTCAAGTAATAACCTATGGGGAGAAATACCAGAAGAGGTGAAAAATCTTATGGCATTGGGTAGCTTGAACTTATCCCATAATCATTTGACAGGAAAGATACCAGAGGGTATCGGAAGCTTACATAAGTTAGAAGCACTTGACCTCTCTAGTAACCATCTTTGGGGTTTAATTCCTTCAGACATGACCTCTATGACTTCACTAAGCAAATTGAATTTGTCATTCAACAACTTCTCTGGGCCAATCCCATCAGCCAACCAATTCCCCACCTTTGATCCATCCTCATTTGAAGGAAACTCCGGACTTTGTGGACCCCCATTGCCAATCCAATGCAGCTCAACGTCCCCTAATGATCCAGATGTGAAGgttgaggaagatgaagaagataagTATGGAAATTTATGGTTCTATGCAAGCACAGCATTGGGGTTCATTGTAGGATTTTGGGTTGTTTTTGGAAGTTTGGTGATAAAGAGGTCATGGAGACATGCTTACTTCCAGTTTCTTGACAATATGAAAGACAAGCTTTGCTTCTGTTTTTGGAAGTGA
- the LOC133713638 gene encoding protein WUSCHEL-like, which yields MEPRTLQLMELQTQQQIEDGGNNQAAGSSANTDFWRSRARWVPTPDQIRILKDLYYDKGVKCPTTEHIHEICLQLNQYGHVEGKNIYFWFQNVRAREKQMKRCNQAAQVPMGTSSPGTGGSIDLNFGSTGSTGAGGSIDINFGPAGGSIDINFGSTSSTGAGGSIDLNFGSTASTGGQSSMEQRGGVRQEFETLLLFPVHGEDVYGNPKTTSEEGSAYDYYFGGSGGYNRGSPVSLELSLNPSGATD from the exons atggaaccacgaactctgcaactgatggagctacaaacccagcaacaaatcgaggatggaggaaacaaccaagcagccgggagtagtgccaacacagatttctggcgaagccgtgccaggtgggttcctactccagatcaaataaggatcctcaaggatctttactacgacaagggagttaagtgcccaactacagagcacattcacgagatctgtctccagctgaaccagtatggacatgttgagggcaagaacatttatttttggttccagaatgtcagggctcgagagaagcagatgaagaggtgcaatcaggctgctcaagtgcccatgggaactagttctcctggtactggtggatccattgatctcaattttgggtccactggttctactggtgctggtggatccatcgacatcaattttgggccagctggtggatccattgacatcaattttgggtccactagttctactggtgctggtggatccattgatctcaattttggttccactgcttctactg gaggacaatcttccatggaacaacgaggaggagttcgccaggagtttgaaactcttcttctgttccccgtgcacggcgaggacgtctatggtaacccgaagactacttccgaggaaggtagcgcatatgattactatttcggtggctcaggcggttacaaccgtggatctccagtttctcttgagctcagcctcaacccatccggagctactgattag